One segment of Bradyrhizobium sp. WD16 DNA contains the following:
- the hydA gene encoding dihydropyrimidinase — MSFDLIIRGGTVATAADTFSCDIGIRDGRIAALGSDLGTARRVIDATDRLVLPGGIDSHVHISQPSGEGIVMADDFESGTRAAAFGGNTTVLPFCLQERGHSLRQAVRDYHAKAEGSCYVDVSFHLIISDATEQVLGQELPALIKDGYTSFKVFMTYEDLALSDREILEVMSVARETGALVMVHAENFDAIRFLTDRLERAGKTAPHFHGASRPIPVEREATHRAIALAELVDVPVMIVHVSNRGAMEEIRRAQQRGLKVFGETCPQYLVLTEKDMEGLNMEGSKYVCSPPPRDKESQIACWEGLQQGVFNVFSSDHCPFRYDETGKLAPNGRTSFRWVPNGIPGVETRLPILFSEGVVKGRIDLNRFVALSATNHAKTYGLYPRKGTIAIGSDADIAIWDPKREVTISQSLLHHGSDYTPYEGIKVTGWPVTTIVRGEVVVEDGRLVGRKGAGQHLSRERSQYAVAEAAE, encoded by the coding sequence ATGAGTTTTGACCTGATCATTCGCGGCGGCACGGTGGCGACGGCCGCCGACACGTTTTCCTGCGACATCGGCATCCGTGACGGCAGGATCGCCGCGCTGGGCAGCGATCTCGGCACCGCCCGCCGGGTGATCGATGCAACCGACCGCCTGGTGCTGCCGGGCGGCATCGACAGCCACGTCCACATCTCGCAGCCAAGCGGCGAGGGCATCGTCATGGCCGACGATTTCGAGAGCGGCACCCGCGCCGCCGCCTTCGGCGGCAACACCACCGTCCTGCCGTTCTGCCTGCAGGAGCGCGGCCACAGCCTGCGTCAGGCGGTCCGCGACTATCACGCCAAGGCGGAGGGCAGCTGCTACGTCGACGTCAGCTTTCACCTGATCATTTCCGATGCCACCGAACAGGTGCTCGGCCAGGAGCTGCCGGCGCTGATCAAGGACGGCTACACCTCGTTCAAGGTCTTCATGACCTACGAGGACCTGGCGCTGTCCGACCGCGAGATCCTCGAAGTGATGTCGGTGGCGCGCGAGACCGGCGCGCTGGTGATGGTGCATGCGGAGAATTTCGACGCCATCCGCTTCCTCACCGATCGGCTCGAACGCGCCGGCAAGACCGCACCGCATTTCCACGGCGCGTCGCGGCCGATCCCGGTGGAGCGCGAGGCGACCCACCGCGCCATTGCCCTCGCCGAGCTCGTCGACGTTCCGGTGATGATCGTCCACGTCTCCAACCGCGGCGCCATGGAGGAGATCCGTCGGGCACAGCAGCGCGGGCTCAAGGTCTTCGGCGAGACCTGCCCGCAATATCTCGTGCTGACCGAGAAGGACATGGAAGGGCTCAACATGGAGGGCTCGAAATACGTCTGCAGCCCGCCGCCCCGCGACAAGGAGAGCCAGATCGCCTGCTGGGAAGGCCTGCAGCAGGGTGTCTTCAACGTATTCTCCTCGGACCACTGCCCGTTCCGCTACGACGAGACCGGCAAGCTCGCGCCCAATGGCCGCACCAGCTTCCGCTGGGTGCCGAACGGCATTCCCGGGGTCGAGACCCGCCTGCCGATCCTGTTCTCCGAGGGCGTGGTCAAGGGCCGCATCGATCTCAACCGTTTCGTCGCTCTCAGCGCCACCAACCACGCCAAGACCTACGGCCTCTATCCGCGCAAGGGGACCATCGCCATCGGCTCCGACGCCGACATCGCGATCTGGGATCCGAAGCGCGAGGTCACCATCAGCCAGAGCCTGTTGCATCACGGCTCGGACTACACGCCCTATGAAGGCATCAAGGTCACCGGCTGGCCGGTGACCACCATCGTTCGCGGCGAAGTGGTGGTGGAGGACGGCAGGCTGGTCGGCCGCAAGGGCGCCGGGCAGCACCTGTCGCGCGAGCGCTCGCAATATGCCGTGGCGGAGGCGGCGGAGTAG
- a CDS encoding LysR family transcriptional regulator: MMTLRQVEVVRAVMVTGTIGGAAKLLNVSAPGISRLVKYTEKSLGIRFFQRQNGRYVPTPEARSIFEQINAVYKKVDDLSGMISAMGKGSLSELRIGSVPSIAQVMVPRAIERVRRRYPDLHMDINILKIEEAIDYLLLGKGECVAMSYRLPHSALDFLPLASGELYCIVPEGHELAGRGVVSAADIIRYPLIGIDPNDPYGRIMAEIFARNRLSYDITIRARFGTTVCALVRAGLGVAMIDQFTVAHGGVAGVELLRIAEPTRFDTYIAVKRGVPLSLHAESFIAFLREEMRAVQPAADASRTGRKAARKK, translated from the coding sequence ATGATGACCCTTCGTCAGGTCGAGGTGGTGCGCGCGGTGATGGTGACCGGCACCATCGGCGGCGCCGCCAAGCTGCTCAACGTCTCGGCGCCCGGCATCAGCCGCCTCGTCAAGTACACCGAGAAGTCGCTGGGCATCCGCTTCTTCCAGCGCCAGAACGGCCGCTATGTGCCGACCCCCGAGGCGCGCAGCATCTTCGAGCAGATCAACGCCGTCTACAAGAAGGTCGACGACCTGTCCGGCATGATCTCGGCCATGGGCAAGGGCTCCCTGTCCGAGCTGCGCATCGGCTCGGTGCCGAGCATCGCCCAGGTGATGGTGCCGCGCGCCATCGAGCGGGTGCGGCGGCGCTACCCCGACCTGCACATGGACATCAACATCCTCAAGATCGAGGAGGCGATCGACTACCTGCTGCTCGGCAAGGGCGAATGCGTCGCCATGAGCTACCGCCTGCCGCATTCGGCGCTCGATTTCCTGCCGCTCGCTTCGGGCGAACTCTATTGCATCGTGCCGGAGGGCCACGAGCTCGCCGGACGCGGCGTCGTTTCCGCGGCGGACATCATCCGCTATCCGCTGATCGGCATCGATCCCAACGATCCCTACGGCCGCATCATGGCCGAGATCTTCGCGCGCAACCGCCTGAGCTACGACATCACCATCCGCGCGCGGTTCGGCACCACGGTCTGCGCCCTGGTCCGCGCCGGACTGGGCGTCGCCATGATCGACCAGTTCACCGTGGCGCACGGCGGAGTCGCCGGCGTCGAGCTGCTGCGCATCGCCGAGCCGACCCGCTTCGACACCTACATCGCAGTCAAGCGCGGCGTGCCGCTGTCGCTTCACGCCGAGAGCTTCATCGCCTTTCTGCGCGAGGAGATGCGGGCGGTGCAGCCGGCGGCCGACGCTTCCAGGACGGGGCGCAAGGCGGCACGCAAAAAATAA
- a CDS encoding shikimate dehydrogenase produces the protein MPEPIISSPNDLLSDRRVLTGLVGSPIKHSASPAMHEWAGLTLGLRLHYHLIDIPGLDREGLRAVFEGVRRLGFAGVNVTFPYKEAVVALLDELSPGAAAMQAVNTVVVREGRLIGHNTDATGFARAARGLVAGTNAGPVALIGAGGVGKAIGFALSELGVSDLRIFDTDKTKAETLARALDGRSRATLPASIEAALDGAVGLVNGTPIGMLPNRDTPVPDALLHGDLWVADAVYSPLWTPLLKAATARGAKVMTGRDLAVYQAADAFELFTGLAPSADEMAKAFDAVMAKRMAASGAS, from the coding sequence ATGCCCGAACCGATCATCTCATCGCCGAATGACCTTCTCTCCGACCGCCGGGTGCTGACCGGGCTCGTCGGCTCGCCGATCAAGCATTCCGCCTCCCCCGCCATGCATGAATGGGCGGGCCTGACGCTGGGTCTGCGGCTGCACTATCACCTGATCGACATTCCCGGGCTCGACCGCGAGGGCCTGCGCGCGGTGTTCGAGGGCGTCCGCCGGCTCGGCTTCGCCGGGGTCAACGTCACCTTTCCCTACAAGGAGGCGGTCGTCGCGCTGCTCGACGAGCTCTCGCCCGGCGCCGCCGCCATGCAGGCGGTCAATACCGTGGTGGTGCGCGAGGGCCGGCTGATCGGCCACAACACCGACGCCACGGGCTTCGCCCGCGCCGCCCGCGGCCTGGTGGCCGGTACGAACGCCGGTCCGGTGGCGCTGATCGGCGCCGGCGGCGTCGGCAAGGCCATCGGCTTTGCCCTGTCCGAGCTCGGCGTCAGCGATTTGCGGATCTTCGATACCGACAAGACCAAGGCGGAAACGCTCGCCCGCGCGCTCGATGGCCGCAGCCGCGCGACCCTGCCCGCCAGCATCGAGGCGGCGCTCGACGGCGCCGTCGGCCTCGTCAACGGCACGCCGATCGGCATGCTGCCGAACCGCGACACGCCGGTGCCGGACGCCCTGCTCCATGGCGACCTGTGGGTCGCCGATGCGGTCTATTCGCCGCTGTGGACGCCGCTGCTGAAGGCTGCCACGGCGCGCGGCGCCAAGGTGATGACCGGGCGCGATCTCGCGGTTTATCAGGCGGCGGACGCCTTCGAGCTCTTCACCGGGCTTGCGCCCTCGGCGGACGAGATGGCGAAGGCCTTCGACGCGGTGATGGCCAAGCGCATGGCGGCCAGCGGCGCCTCCTGA
- a CDS encoding ABC transporter substrate-binding protein: MKRIVLAGAMLAATCAIGQAQTIKLADVAELSGGGATVGTNWKNGIDLAVEEINAKGGILGRKIEVSHADSQSNPGVARAQVQKALDSEPYVLLGPGYSGSVKVTAPLAAEAGITQIMGGEAAELTRMGNKFLFRTSFGQQSSMPKVAKYIAEDLKAKTVAVVWVNNDFGKGGRDVIVDEFNKRGVKVVADLSTEAGQADFAADVAKVKAANPDAIFAYVNEEESARILKELQRQAVTAPRVGETTLVGQKVVELAGDAANGARGHVGLTTDAPVELVKAFRDKFVKKYNYVPDHNGLKGWLAVYMVKAATEKMGKVDSKGVADALHGLTVKAAQEPGILMDVTFDQNGDIDRQGFLVEIVNGKQVVKQVLPKMNN; the protein is encoded by the coding sequence GTGAAACGCATTGTTCTGGCGGGCGCCATGCTCGCGGCCACCTGTGCCATCGGCCAGGCCCAGACCATCAAGCTCGCCGATGTCGCCGAATTGTCCGGCGGCGGCGCCACCGTCGGCACCAACTGGAAGAACGGCATCGACCTCGCGGTCGAGGAGATCAATGCCAAGGGCGGTATTCTCGGCCGCAAGATCGAGGTCAGCCACGCCGACTCGCAATCCAATCCGGGCGTCGCCCGCGCCCAGGTCCAGAAGGCCCTCGACAGCGAGCCTTACGTCCTGCTCGGACCGGGCTATTCCGGCTCGGTTAAGGTCACCGCGCCGCTCGCCGCGGAGGCTGGCATCACCCAGATCATGGGCGGTGAGGCCGCCGAACTGACCCGCATGGGCAACAAATTCCTGTTCCGCACCTCGTTCGGCCAGCAGTCGTCGATGCCCAAGGTCGCCAAATACATCGCCGAGGACCTCAAGGCGAAGACCGTGGCCGTCGTCTGGGTCAACAACGACTTCGGCAAGGGCGGCCGCGATGTCATCGTCGACGAATTCAACAAGCGCGGCGTCAAGGTGGTGGCCGACCTCTCGACCGAAGCCGGCCAGGCCGACTTCGCCGCCGACGTCGCCAAGGTCAAGGCGGCCAATCCGGACGCGATCTTCGCCTACGTCAACGAGGAAGAGAGCGCCCGGATCCTCAAGGAACTGCAGCGCCAGGCCGTCACCGCGCCGCGCGTCGGCGAAACCACGCTGGTCGGCCAGAAGGTCGTCGAACTCGCCGGCGATGCCGCCAACGGCGCCCGCGGCCATGTCGGCCTCACGACCGATGCGCCGGTCGAGCTTGTCAAGGCCTTCCGCGACAAGTTCGTCAAGAAGTACAATTACGTGCCCGACCACAACGGCCTCAAGGGCTGGCTCGCCGTCTACATGGTCAAGGCCGCGACCGAGAAGATGGGCAAGGTCGACTCCAAGGGCGTCGCCGATGCCCTGCACGGCCTGACCGTCAAGGCCGCCCAGGAGCCCGGCATCCTGATGGACGTCACCTTCGACCAGAACGGCGACATCGATCGCCAGGGCTTCCTGGTCGAGATCGTCAACGGCAAGCAGGTGGTCAAGCAGGTCCTGCCGAAGATGAACAACTGA
- a CDS encoding branched-chain amino acid ABC transporter permease: MSNLLDLLVAGLATGAIYALVAVGFTLLWQTSQTINFAQGEFVMLPAFLMLAAMNAGAPFWLAILIGIALSVILLGLGFKLLLVDPMLRHGVLPLAIATMALAIGIKEAVKQFYSAEASPFPSLIPGGEIAVFGRPVAVQSIGVLILAIVVVLGLTAFLNRTSIGHQMQAASQNPTVARIIGVPVERMILLTFVINAALVAIASILITPIYLAKFSSGEVLGQAAFIAAIVGGFNQVRGAIAGGLLIGVVDNLGAAYVSTQYRAAIPMILLIVIILFRPQGLLGRAEERTV, from the coding sequence ATGTCCAATCTGCTCGACCTGCTGGTCGCAGGGCTTGCGACCGGCGCGATCTACGCGCTCGTGGCCGTCGGCTTCACGCTGCTATGGCAGACATCGCAGACGATCAATTTCGCGCAGGGCGAATTCGTCATGCTGCCGGCCTTCCTGATGCTGGCCGCGATGAACGCCGGCGCGCCGTTCTGGCTGGCGATCCTGATCGGCATCGCCCTGTCGGTGATCCTGCTCGGCCTCGGTTTCAAGCTGCTGCTCGTCGACCCCATGCTGCGCCACGGCGTGCTGCCGCTCGCCATCGCCACCATGGCGCTGGCCATCGGCATCAAGGAAGCGGTCAAGCAGTTCTACAGCGCCGAGGCCTCGCCCTTCCCGTCGCTGATCCCCGGCGGCGAAATCGCCGTGTTCGGCCGCCCGGTGGCGGTGCAGAGCATCGGCGTATTGATCCTCGCCATCGTGGTGGTGCTGGGGCTGACCGCCTTCCTCAACCGCACCTCGATCGGCCACCAGATGCAGGCGGCGTCGCAGAACCCGACAGTGGCGCGCATCATCGGCGTACCGGTCGAGCGGATGATTCTCCTGACCTTCGTCATCAATGCGGCGCTGGTGGCGATCGCCTCGATTCTGATCACGCCGATCTATCTCGCCAAATTCTCCAGTGGCGAGGTGCTCGGCCAGGCCGCCTTCATCGCCGCCATCGTCGGCGGCTTCAATCAGGTGCGCGGCGCCATCGCCGGCGGGCTCCTGATCGGCGTCGTCGACAATCTCGGCGCCGCCTATGTCTCGACCCAGTATCGCGCCGCCATTCCGATGATTCTCCTGATCGTCATCATCCTGTTCCGGCCGCAGGGCCTGCTCGGCCGCGCCGAGGAGCGTACGGTATGA
- a CDS encoding branched-chain amino acid ABC transporter permease — protein sequence MTRTATLIRIGIGAAVIAALILVPMNFNRYGLFILSQWAVMTIAAMGLNLTLGYAGQVSLAQGAFVGIGAYSAAILTTQGIPGIGPLPLLGALVVAVALCFVVGWILGYPALRVQHHYLAFVTLAFSTLAFLVFRNEDWLTKGIYGISGIPRPHILGFATGKPLPFYYVCLGSLALVSLAVWWLIRSPWGRAFVALRENPLRALSLGIDTRRYTLMAFAIGSALGGVAGTLYAPLTQYIDPVPFGLSLSLDLLMMVIVGGSGFFFGPFLGAMIAVLLPEWLRFTQGYYLMLYAVAVIALLIYSPSGILGILDRILNERRTRAASAKRASAKAQLETAP from the coding sequence ATGACCCGCACCGCCACCCTGATCCGGATCGGCATTGGCGCGGCCGTGATCGCCGCGCTGATCCTGGTGCCGATGAATTTCAACCGTTACGGCCTGTTCATCCTCAGCCAGTGGGCGGTGATGACCATCGCCGCCATGGGCCTCAACCTCACCCTCGGCTATGCCGGGCAGGTGTCGCTGGCCCAGGGCGCCTTCGTCGGCATCGGCGCCTACAGCGCCGCCATTCTCACCACCCAGGGGATTCCCGGCATCGGCCCGCTACCGCTCCTCGGCGCGCTGGTCGTCGCCGTGGCGCTCTGCTTCGTCGTCGGCTGGATCCTCGGCTATCCTGCCCTGCGGGTGCAGCACCATTATCTCGCCTTCGTCACCCTGGCGTTCTCGACCCTGGCCTTCCTGGTGTTCCGCAACGAAGACTGGCTCACCAAGGGCATCTACGGCATCAGCGGCATCCCGCGGCCCCATATCCTCGGCTTCGCGACCGGCAAGCCGTTGCCGTTCTATTATGTCTGCCTCGGATCGCTGGCGCTGGTCTCGCTCGCGGTGTGGTGGCTGATCCGCTCGCCCTGGGGCCGCGCCTTCGTCGCCTTGCGCGAAAATCCGCTGCGGGCGCTATCGCTCGGCATCGATACCCGCCGCTACACGCTGATGGCCTTCGCCATCGGCTCGGCGCTGGGCGGCGTTGCCGGCACCCTCTACGCGCCGCTGACGCAATATATCGATCCGGTGCCGTTCGGACTGTCGCTGTCGCTCGATCTGCTGATGATGGTGATCGTGGGCGGCTCCGGATTCTTCTTCGGACCGTTCCTCGGCGCCATGATCGCCGTGCTGCTGCCGGAGTGGCTGCGCTTCACCCAGGGCTATTACCTGATGCTGTACGCTGTCGCCGTGATCGCGCTGCTGATCTATTCGCCATCCGGCATTCTCGGCATCCTCGACCGCATCCTCAACGAGCGGCGCACCCGCGCCGCCTCGGCCAAGCGCGCCTCTGCCAAGGCCCAGCTGGAGACCGCACCATGA
- a CDS encoding ABC transporter ATP-binding protein: MSPVLQVSGIEKHFGGITAVNGVSFEVQEGEILGLIGPNGCGKSTLFNCILGQLTPSAGEVKVDGRVTTGMRPSELNRLGVSRTFQLLQVFPKLSVRENLILAGQEHQGSMLSRLFGSSDAGLGGAADQMISFFKLDHLATEPAGGLSYGQQKLLDAAMAFMGGPRLVLLDEPAGGVNLSMLADLKERLAAINREKRATFVVIEHNMEFVMSLCSRVIVMAEGKVLAEGSPDAVRRDPAVIEAYLGH; the protein is encoded by the coding sequence ATGAGCCCGGTCCTCCAGGTCAGCGGCATCGAGAAGCATTTCGGCGGCATCACGGCCGTCAACGGCGTCAGCTTCGAGGTCCAGGAAGGCGAGATCCTCGGCCTGATCGGCCCCAATGGCTGCGGCAAGTCGACCTTGTTCAACTGCATTCTCGGCCAGCTCACGCCCAGCGCCGGCGAGGTCAAGGTGGATGGCCGCGTCACGACCGGCATGCGTCCATCCGAGCTCAACCGCCTCGGCGTCAGCCGCACCTTCCAGCTCCTGCAGGTGTTTCCGAAGCTGTCGGTGCGCGAGAACCTCATTCTCGCCGGCCAGGAGCACCAGGGCAGCATGCTGTCGCGCCTGTTCGGATCTTCCGATGCCGGCCTCGGCGGGGCGGCCGACCAGATGATCTCCTTCTTCAAGCTCGACCATCTCGCCACCGAGCCGGCCGGCGGCCTGTCCTACGGCCAGCAGAAGCTGCTCGACGCCGCCATGGCCTTCATGGGCGGGCCACGCCTCGTGCTGCTCGACGAGCCTGCCGGCGGCGTCAATTTGTCGATGCTCGCCGACCTCAAGGAGCGGCTCGCCGCCATCAACCGCGAGAAGCGCGCAACCTTTGTCGTCATCGAGCACAACATGGAATTCGTGATGTCGCTGTGTTCCCGCGTCATCGTCATGGCCGAAGGCAAGGTTCTGGCCGAAGGCAGTCCCGACGCGGTGCGGCGCGACCCGGCCGTGATCGAAGCCTATCTGGGGCATTGA
- a CDS encoding ABC transporter ATP-binding protein, giving the protein MSDTILEVQGLVGGYGKMTILNGTTFSVPAGTITTVIGPNGAGKSTVFKAIFGLLKLREGRIVFKGEDVTGFSQRKLLAAGISYVPQGRNIFPELSVRHNIELGAVAAGSGIPDLHGRIEAALDRFPALRRKAGQQASTLSGGEQKQLEIVRGLLLAPKLVLIDEPSIGLSPLMVQETFAILRELRDRGVSVLMIEQNARSALEISDYGIVLELGQTRLVDHAQKVLNDPRIGQLFLGGAMGGETGGEAA; this is encoded by the coding sequence ATGAGCGACACCATCCTCGAAGTGCAGGGCCTGGTCGGCGGCTACGGCAAGATGACCATCCTCAACGGCACGACATTCAGCGTGCCGGCCGGCACGATCACGACGGTGATCGGCCCCAACGGCGCCGGCAAGTCGACGGTGTTCAAGGCGATCTTCGGACTGCTCAAGCTGCGCGAGGGGCGCATCGTCTTCAAGGGCGAGGACGTCACCGGCTTCAGCCAGCGCAAGCTGCTGGCCGCCGGCATCAGCTACGTGCCGCAGGGCCGCAACATTTTCCCGGAACTCTCGGTGCGCCACAACATCGAGCTCGGCGCCGTCGCCGCCGGCAGCGGCATCCCCGACCTGCACGGCCGGATCGAGGCGGCGCTCGACCGTTTCCCGGCGCTGCGCCGCAAGGCCGGCCAGCAGGCCTCGACCCTGTCCGGCGGCGAGCAGAAGCAGCTCGAAATCGTCCGCGGCCTGCTGCTCGCCCCCAAGCTCGTGCTGATCGACGAGCCCTCGATCGGGCTGTCGCCGCTGATGGTGCAGGAAACCTTCGCGATCCTGCGCGAACTGCGCGACCGCGGCGTCTCGGTGCTGATGATCGAGCAGAATGCGCGCTCGGCGCTGGAGATCTCGGATTACGGCATCGTCCTCGAACTCGGCCAGACCCGCCTCGTCGACCACGCCCAGAAGGTGCTGAACGATCCCCGCATCGGCCAGCTCTTCCTTGGCGGCGCCATGGGCGGTGAAACGGGCGGTGAAGCGGCATGA
- a CDS encoding Gfo/Idh/MocA family protein produces MTRPRLGIAGFGAIGRKHAEVIRAHDGADIAGVADPSPEAEAFATAAGLRWYRAPEALMEAMPLDGVIIATPNAQHVPVACHCLARDIPVLIEKPVAESVAAARPLVEAAASSRAAVLVGHHRRHNPRVRAMRDIVRSGRLGRLTAVTALFLIKKPDAYFDVAWRREAGGGPILINLIHDVDSLRFICGEITEVQAMTADGARGFAVEDTAALTLRFAGGALGAVTLSDATPAPWSWEIASGENPIYPHYDEPCYLFAGASASLRAPGLELWDYAGEAGWHAPLRRERLDVADADPLIAQIGHFLDVVAGRAAPEVSLSDALGTLTVIEAIKKAATSGTRVAPQASMEQAT; encoded by the coding sequence ATGACACGGCCGCGGCTCGGCATCGCGGGTTTCGGCGCCATCGGCCGCAAGCACGCCGAGGTGATCCGGGCCCATGACGGCGCGGACATCGCCGGCGTTGCCGATCCCTCGCCCGAAGCCGAGGCCTTCGCCACCGCCGCGGGGCTGCGCTGGTATCGCGCGCCCGAGGCCCTGATGGAAGCGATGCCGCTCGACGGCGTCATCATCGCCACGCCCAATGCCCAACATGTGCCGGTCGCCTGTCACTGCCTCGCCCGCGATATCCCGGTGCTGATCGAAAAGCCGGTGGCCGAGAGCGTCGCCGCGGCACGGCCGCTGGTCGAGGCGGCGGCGTCGAGCCGCGCCGCGGTGCTGGTCGGTCATCACCGCCGCCACAATCCGCGCGTGCGCGCCATGCGCGACATCGTCCGCTCCGGACGCCTGGGCCGGCTCACCGCCGTGACGGCGCTGTTCCTGATCAAGAAGCCGGACGCCTATTTCGACGTCGCCTGGCGCCGCGAGGCGGGCGGCGGGCCGATCCTCATCAACCTCATTCACGACGTCGACAGCCTGCGCTTCATCTGCGGCGAGATCACCGAGGTGCAGGCCATGACCGCGGATGGCGCCCGCGGTTTCGCCGTCGAGGACACTGCCGCCCTGACTTTGCGCTTCGCCGGCGGCGCGCTCGGCGCGGTGACGCTGTCGGATGCGACGCCGGCGCCGTGGAGCTGGGAAATCGCCTCGGGCGAGAACCCGATCTATCCGCATTACGATGAACCCTGCTATCTGTTCGCCGGCGCGTCGGCCTCGCTGAGGGCGCCCGGACTGGAATTGTGGGATTATGCCGGGGAGGCCGGCTGGCACGCGCCGCTGCGCCGCGAGCGGCTCGACGTCGCCGACGCCGATCCGCTGATCGCGCAGATCGGCCACTTTCTCGACGTCGTCGCCGGGCGGGCGGCGCCGGAAGTCTCGCTCAGTGATGCGCTCGGCACGCTGACGGTCATCGAGGCGATCAAGAAGGCGGCAACGAGCGGGACGCGCGTTGCCCCCCAGGCATCCATGGAGCAGGCGACATGA